CGATCAACCGGCTGATGCCGCTCTTCAGCTACGTCGTCGCGTCGCGCGACTGGCATCCGCGCGATCACGCGTTCTTCCAGGCGTACGGCGGCCCGTGGCCCTTCCATTGCCTAGCCGGAACCTCGGGCGCCCAGTTCTCGCCGCTGCTGCACGCAGACGAGGTCGACGAAATCGTCAGCAAGGGCACCGACCCGAAGACCGACGGCTACAGCGCCTTCGCCGGAACCGCGCTGACCGATCGTCTCCACGCGCACGGGATACGGCGCCTCTTTATCGCAGGCATCGCCACCGATTACTGCGTGCGGTGTACGACCCTGGACGCGCGCGCGGCCGGCTTCGACATCGTCGTCATCAGCGACGCGATCGCCGCCATCAACGCACGCCCGGGCGATGAAGAGCGCGCAATCGCGGAGATGCGCGCGTGCGGCGCCGGTTTCACGGACTCGCATCACGTCGTCGCGGGTGACCAAGCGCGATGAGCGAGGCACGCGTATACAGGGATCAAGTCCTCGAGGTCGAGCCGACCGGCATCGAGCATGTACGCGACGATCAGCGCCACGGCAGTCCGCGCCATCTCTTCGGCGTGTGGTTTTCCGCAAACGCCGAGATCGCGACCTGGATGGTCGGCCTCATCATCGCCGCGTCGTACGGCACCGATTTGCGCAGCGCCGCAGCCGGAATTCTGATCGGGAATCTCGCCGGGTTCGCCGTCCTCGGCGCACTCGCAACGATGGGGCCGCGCTACGGCGTGCCGCAAATGGTGGCGGGGCGGCTTGCCTTCGGGCGCAGCGGAAACGTCGCGCCCGCAACGCTCAGTTTCCTCGCCGGCGTCGGATGGTTCGCAATCAACACGGTCTTCGGCGCGTACGCGTTGCAAACGATCGCGGGATGGCCGTACCCCGCGGCGCTCGGCGTCATGCTCGCATTGCAAATCCTGATCGCGGTGTACGGCTACAACTTCATTCACCTCTTCGAGCGCGCGAGCGTCGTGCTGCTCGCGT
This genomic window from Candidatus Dormiibacterota bacterium contains:
- a CDS encoding isochorismatase family protein, producing MYRIQDSDALLVVDPQNDFLPGGSLAVPDGNRIFEPINRLMPLFSYVVASRDWHPRDHAFFQAYGGPWPFHCLAGTSGAQFSPLLHADEVDEIVSKGTDPKTDGYSAFAGTALTDRLHAHGIRRLFIAGIATDYCVRCTTLDARAAGFDIVVISDAIAAINARPGDEERAIAEMRACGAGFTDSHHVVAGDQAR